In the genome of Palaemon carinicauda isolate YSFRI2023 chromosome 13, ASM3689809v2, whole genome shotgun sequence, one region contains:
- the LOC137652139 gene encoding uncharacterized protein, whose product MSGPEAEVAGRAGGSASRTREVHKNGWLKRMPTQERRLSVMAPFSKPARCEKLWVSFCVHDETEGWLEFYENRRSAFSHNPMYRISLARCLHISPSIRVHEDNEHVFAITLEGEVIKLGAQSREQMMEWIDSMRTRLRELGVLTPKDNLYSKEPEGLRSPLLRNPNSPLPPTPTFQFPPHAHEFRDEISSLHSMRLGLSPAPSMTLSTASGLSSMQSLNSVSSGSSDPNISPSSVVTYVRHHHDVPLNRRSSLRASLPSSPTTPASGTGSLTFLRSPPGPQAVQPREHVTVINVPSPTSSVFNFDTVGAALESSGSMANSQLYGAVYPTPDSSVSDSMDLLDAAEASYSVIPDPNAVQLRVGNSLGAGGGGATGGRPPLPPGQRASAYGAAGVGIGAGMPSGYNVGATGMGASGGSIGASSIAGGSWTNVSSSDSSYEPLFLAGTAGLAAPSTPTAAPAPQAPQTGLLRRRSEHRRSGRREHGRRAASVGPSIVPKQQPSGHPQQYQVGQDGRLMSLREQQVIRLQREINHQAGVRLTLRKKDCINSVAFVNVFNHVYVAGWKQREHPYLHNTFHIGDRLVSVCGVQVNNAPEAHNLIKNEPTLMVEFIIRRVPHGKVFALKRETEGQPLGVIREGNTAEIREIVPGGLAAQHGVPPKAPTMDNLSLCSWVLTEINHRPLNLFFKHMEIADRLNAVGRDISILIQPMDLVKHLKKSLKAIKGYKDYIVM is encoded by the exons AAGCAGAGGTTGCTGGACGCGCAGGTGGGTCTGCTAGCCGCACACGGGAAGTTCACAAGAATGGATGGCTTAAGAGAATGCCCACCCAAGAGCGTCGACTCTCCGTCATGGCACCCTTCTCTAAG CCAGCGAGGTGCGAGAAGCTATGGGTGTCATTTTGCGTGCACGACGAGACAGAAGGCTGGCTGGAGTTCTACGAGAATCGGAGATCGGCCTTCAGCCACAACCCCATGTACAGGATCTCTCTGGCCAGATGTCTCCATATATCGCCTTCCATCCGAGTCCATGAAGACAATGAGCATGTGTTCGCCATCACGCTCGAAGGCGAGGTTATCAAACTGGGGGCTCAAAGCAG agaacAGATGATGGAATGGATCGACTCAATGCGAACTCGCCTACGCGAGTTGGGCGTCCTGACCCCGAAGGACAACCTCTACAGCAAGGAGCCCGAAGGCCTACGCTCTCCTCTCCTGCGGAATCCTAACTCGCCCTTGCCCCCTACGCCCACCTTCCAGTTCCCACCCCACGCCCATGAGTTCAGAG ATGAGATCTCCAGCCTACATTCCATGCGCCTGGGGCTGAGTCCAGCTCCCAGCATGACCTTGTCGACGGCATCTGGCCTCTCGTCGATGCAAAGCCTAAATTCCGTTTCGTCTGGTTCCTCCGACCCCAACATCTCTCCTTCGTCAGTTGTTACCTACGTTCGTCATCATCACGATGTTCCGTTGAACAG GAGATCCTCTCTAAGGGCGTCCTTACCAAGTTCACCAACGACGCCTGCTTCAGGAACTGGGTCTCTCACATTTCTACGCTCACCGCCCGGGCCTCAG GCAGTTCAGCCCAGAGAACACGTCACGGTGATCAACGTCCCCTCCCCAACCTCCTCCGTCTTCAATTTCGACACCGTGGGCGCGGCCCTGGAGTCCAGCGGCAGCATGGCCAACTCCCAGCTCTACGGAGCCGTGTACCCGACGCCCGATTCCTCGGTGAGCGATTCCATGGATCTCCTGGACGCGGCGGAGGCGTCCTATTCTGTGATCCCAGACCCCAACGCTGTGCAACTCCGAGTTGGAAATTCCTTAGGAGCTGGCGGAGGTGGAGCTACCGGTGGCAGGCCACCGTTGCCTCCAGGTCAGAGAGCCAGTGCTTACGGAGCTGCTGGCGTTGGTATCGGTGCTGGAATGCCAAGTGGTTACAACGTCGGGGCGACTGGAATGGGTGCCAGCGGTGGTAGTATCGGTGCCAGCAGCATAGCAGGCGGCAGCTGGACGAATGTGAGCTCATCGGACAGCTCTTACGAGCCTCTGTTTCTAGCTGGCACCGCGGGACTAGCCGCTCCGTCCACGCCTACGGCAGCTCCAGCGCCGCAGGCCCCGCAAACAGGATTGCTCCGACGGAGATCCGAGCACCGACGATCCGGACGGCGCGAGCATGGTCGGAGGGCGGCGTCTGTTGGGCCTTCAATAGTGCCGAAGCAACAGCCG TCTGGCCATCCCCAGCAGTACCAGGTGGGGCAAGACGGGCGACTCATGAGCTTACGTGAACAACAGGTGATTCGCCTCCAGAGGGAAATCAATCACCAGGCGGGCGTGAGGCTCACCCTTCGGAAGAAAGACTGCATCAACTCCGTTGCTTTCGTGAATGTTTTCAACCAC GTATACGTGGCTGGCTGGAAGCAAAGAGAACACCCGTATTTGCACAACACTTTCCACATCGGAGATCGCCTCGTCAGCGTGTGTGGGGTCCAGGTTAACAACGCTCCGGAAGCTCACAATCTTATCAAAAACGAGCCAACGTTGATG GTGGAGTTCATCATCCGTAGAGTTCCACACGGGAAAGTGTTCGCCCTGAAGAGAGAGACCGAAGGCCAGCCGCTTGGTGTCATCCGGGAGGGAAACACGGCAGAGATAAGAGAG ATTGTGCCCGGAGGGTTAGCAGCGCAACACGGAGTCCCGCCGAAAGCACCAACCATGGACAACCTGTCCCTCTGCTCTTGGGTCCTGACAGAAATCAACCACAGACCACTAAACCTCTTCTTCAAG CACATGGAGATCGCAGACCGCTTGAACGCCGTAGGAAGGGACATCTCCATCCTTATCCAACCCATGGACCTAGTCAAGCATCTCAAGAAGTCCCTGAAGGCCATCAAGGGCTACAAGGATTACATAGTGATGTGA